A stretch of the Halorussus salinus genome encodes the following:
- a CDS encoding copper chaperone, whose translation MKRDIPTTVTEARAQFSGHLRGLSDPPDVPVAVATVAVLLWTLLYRGVAPAVEAASDPGGLEAMGTHGGLAGLLGYLLVWGLVTSTATYPALVPFLGRYLGTVRGPAVQKWRVAAALLGAYSLVWTATGVVPLAVDATVDLGALADRHGAFVVGTTAILAGLYQLTPAKRAALEPCSWAVLRRDPSVSEAARRGVERARSSVRCTWPLFALLVAAGSLNPVWLLAVTAVVTLERFAPRRDEVAATVGAVAVLGGAALVTAGVAGV comes from the coding sequence ATGAAACGAGACATCCCGACGACAGTCACCGAAGCGCGCGCACAGTTCTCCGGCCACCTCCGCGGACTCTCGGACCCGCCGGACGTACCGGTCGCCGTGGCGACCGTCGCCGTCCTGCTGTGGACCCTCCTCTACCGAGGAGTCGCCCCTGCGGTCGAGGCCGCGAGCGACCCCGGTGGCCTCGAAGCGATGGGGACCCACGGCGGTCTCGCGGGCCTCCTCGGGTACCTCCTCGTGTGGGGCCTCGTGACCTCGACGGCGACATACCCCGCGCTGGTCCCGTTCCTCGGGCGCTACCTCGGAACGGTTCGGGGACCGGCGGTCCAGAAGTGGCGAGTCGCCGCCGCGTTGCTCGGCGCGTACAGTCTGGTCTGGACCGCGACCGGAGTCGTCCCGCTCGCGGTGGACGCGACGGTGGACCTCGGCGCGCTCGCCGACCGGCACGGCGCGTTCGTCGTCGGCACGACCGCGATTCTCGCCGGACTCTACCAGCTCACGCCCGCCAAGCGCGCGGCGCTCGAACCGTGCAGTTGGGCGGTGTTGCGACGCGACCCGTCGGTCTCCGAGGCGGCGCGCCGGGGAGTCGAGCGCGCTCGCAGTTCCGTTCGCTGTACGTGGCCGCTGTTCGCCCTCCTCGTCGCCGCCGGGTCGCTGAACCCGGTCTGGCTACTGGCGGTCACCGCCGTCGTGACGCTCGAACGGTTCGCGCCGCGCCGGGACGAGGTGGCCGCGACGGTCGGTGCCGTCGCCGTCCTCGGCGGGGCGGCGCTCGTCACCGCCGGAGTCGCCGGAGTGTGA
- a CDS encoding TIGR00341 family protein has translation MVRKDMRLVEILALSADARERIVGLFEERDLDYVVTDDASDTESSAIIKLLLPVRAVETVQRRLADLDLSDDRYTVVVNTKTIVSGGFEEAWISDAEIESVSRQRVARDELHSKAADLLPQFLIYVLMTAISATVATAGVLLDSLPVMVGAMVIAPLLGPSMATSAATVIYDEGLFVESTKYQMTGLVVALASSVAFALVVKAFAVPSSAVNIQSSLATSNHTSPTFLLVAVALCAGMAGAVSLSTSGLTSLVGVMIAAAIMPPIGVVGVAIAWAHPTVVLGSSAVVLVNIFSINAAAIVCLWYLGYHPTDWRALRETRSRMLKRVLLLVALTVGLATFLTELDGTTLPLLTGVIR, from the coding sequence ATGGTCAGGAAAGATATGCGACTCGTCGAGATACTCGCACTGTCCGCGGACGCCCGCGAACGAATCGTCGGCCTGTTCGAGGAGCGCGACCTCGACTACGTGGTCACCGACGACGCCAGCGACACCGAGTCGTCGGCCATCATCAAACTCCTGTTGCCGGTTCGCGCGGTCGAGACGGTCCAGCGCCGGTTGGCCGACCTCGACCTGAGCGACGACCGCTACACCGTCGTCGTCAACACCAAGACGATAGTCTCCGGCGGCTTCGAGGAGGCGTGGATTTCTGACGCGGAAATCGAGTCCGTGAGTCGCCAGCGCGTCGCGCGCGACGAACTCCACTCGAAGGCCGCCGACCTCCTCCCGCAGTTCCTGATATACGTCCTGATGACCGCCATCAGCGCCACCGTCGCCACCGCGGGCGTCCTGCTGGACTCCCTGCCGGTAATGGTCGGCGCGATGGTCATCGCGCCCCTCCTCGGGCCGTCGATGGCGACCAGCGCCGCGACGGTCATCTACGACGAGGGCCTCTTCGTCGAGAGTACGAAGTACCAGATGACCGGTCTCGTCGTCGCGCTCGCCAGTTCGGTCGCGTTCGCGCTGGTCGTCAAGGCGTTCGCGGTCCCGAGTTCCGCGGTGAACATCCAGTCGAGTCTGGCGACCAGCAACCACACGTCGCCGACGTTCCTGCTGGTCGCGGTCGCGCTCTGTGCGGGCATGGCGGGCGCGGTCAGTCTCTCGACTAGCGGCCTCACGTCGCTGGTCGGGGTGATGATAGCCGCGGCCATCATGCCGCCAATCGGCGTCGTCGGCGTCGCCATCGCGTGGGCGCACCCGACGGTCGTCCTCGGGTCGAGCGCGGTCGTGCTGGTCAACATCTTCTCGATAAACGCCGCGGCCATCGTCTGCCTGTGGTACTTGGGCTACCACCCGACCGACTGGCGGGCGCTCCGCGAGACCCGGAGCCGGATGCTCAAGCGCGTGCTGTTGCTGGTCGCGCTGACGGTCGGACTGGCGACGTTCCTCACCGAGTTGGACGGTACCACCCTGCCGCTGTTGACGGGAGTGATTCGATGA
- a CDS encoding heavy-metal-associated domain-containing protein — MQSHELSVTGMSCKSCERIVEQELTALSGVASVSADSSSGTVTVEGDEESLDAATEAVADIGYSVEQ, encoded by the coding sequence ATGCAAAGCCACGAACTCAGCGTCACCGGTATGTCGTGCAAGAGCTGTGAACGAATCGTCGAGCAGGAACTGACCGCGCTTTCGGGCGTCGCGTCCGTCTCCGCCGACAGTAGCTCCGGAACCGTCACCGTCGAAGGTGACGAGGAGTCCCTCGACGCGGCGACGGAAGCCGTCGCCGACATCGGCTACAGCGTCGAACAGTAG